The genomic stretch GCTAACGGGCGGCGTCATAAACATTCTGCTTCGCTTTTCTTTGCCAGGTAGGTTCGCAGCGCCCCCTGGTCGGCAACCGCTCGCTCACAACCGGTCATCCGTTCCAGCAGCGGGGTGAGGATCGCAGCCGCCGCCGCGTCATCGGCCAGCCGGTAGAACATCCAGCTGCCCCGCCGCTGGTCGATCACCCAACCGCCGCGGCGGAGGATGGCGAGATGCCGCGAGACAGTCGACTGCGGCAGGTTGAGGACGGCGAACAGGTCGCAGACACAGAGCTCGGCATCCCGCAGCAGGTTGAGAATCCGCAGCCGGGTTTCGTCGCCGAGAGCCTTGATTTCGTCAGTGAGTTTTTTCATAGGAACGATGATATCCGGATATCCGAATTTCTTGCAACAACTTTTCCTGCCCTGGAGTACTTTTCTCTTGCCGCACGATTAAATATCCCTTACACTTTTCCTCGTTATGCAGAATACGCACAACGAAAATATCGACTTTCCCGACCTCACCGGGGTCTTGCTGGCCGGCGGCAGAAGCCTGCGCATGGGGTGCGACAAGGCGCGGCTGCAAATCGACGGACAACCCCTCTACCGGCGCGCCCTCGACCTGCTGCGCCATTTCTGCGTCCGGGTGCTGATCGCCGGCGACCGACCCGACCTGGAAGCCCCCGACCTGCCCTCGGTCCCCGACCTCTACCCGGGCAGCGCCCTGGGCGGGCTGTATACCGGGCTGCGGGCGGCGGAAACTGACTGGATCCTGGTCGCGCCCTGCGACATGCCCCGCCCCGACCCGGCCATTGTCGAACGGATGCTGGCACTGCGGCAGGGGCGGGATGCCGTCGTCCCGCGCACTCCCGAAGGCTACGAACCGGTGTTCGCCCTCTATCACCGAAACTGCCTCGGGCAGATGGAAGAGATGCTGCGCCGGGACCAGTACCGCATCTACGATTTCTACCAGCGGATCAACATCCGCTATCTCGATCCGCCGGAGCTGCCGGCGGGCTGGCAACGTTCGCTGGTCAATCTCAACACTCCCGAACAACTGGCCCGGTTCAAGGACCTTCAGGAAGGAGAAACAGCCATGACCCCACCGGTCGTCTCCGTGGTCGCCAAAAGCGGTACCGGCAAGACCACCCTGCTGGAGAAACTGATTGCCGAACTGAAACAACGCGGACATCGGGTGGCCGCCATCAAGCACGACGCCCACAGCTTCAGTATCGATCACGAGGGCAAGGACTCCTGGCGCCTGACCCGGGCCGGAGCTGACACCATGCTGATCACCTCGCCACAGCAGGTCGCCATGGTGAAACAGAATCCCGCCGGAGAGGAACCTTCCCTCGACGAGACCATCGCCGACTACTGCGACGATGTCGACATCATCCTCACCGAAGGATTCAAACGCAGCAGCATGCCGAAGATCGAAGTCCACCGCCGGGAGCGCAGCGAACAGTTGCTGTGCCGGGGTGAGGAACACGATCCGACCCTGATCGCGGTCGCCAGCGATGTCCGGCTTGAGCTGGATGTGCCTTGTTTCGACCTCAATGACGTGCCGGCAATCGCCGATTTCATCGAGGAGCGGTATTTGCGATAAATCCCGGTTCTGGGCCGCCAAGACACCAGGGACACCAAGAAAACCTTTTTTAACGGAGAGTCGCAGAGAAGGAGAGGACGCAGGGAAAATCAAAAACAGTGATTGGTTTTAAACCCAAAAGATTTCTCTCCGTCTCTGCTCCTCCCCGCCTCTCCGTTAAATGTGATCTTGGCCTTCCTGGTGCTCCTGGCGTCTTGGTGGCGAAAGGCTTGATTTCAATGAAAACCATCCGCGTGCGCAGCAAAGTCTGGCTGGAAGTCGACGGTGAACCCCTGCTGGGCGACGGCCGGGAGCGGCTGCTGCTGGCCATCCAGCGAACCGGGTCGCTCAACGCGGCCGCCGCCGAACTCGGCATTCCCTATCGCAAGGTCTGGTCACAGTTGCGACAGATGGAGGAGCATGCCCCCTTTCCCCTGGTGAGACGGGTCAAGGGCGGCAAAGGTGGAGGATCAACGTCCCTCACCGAGCAGACGGTTGCCCTGCTGGCGCGCTATGCCCGGCTCAAACAGGGGCTGGAGGCGATGGTCGACGAGAAATTCCGCGAGGGGGCACAGGATGATCTTTAGCCGCTTCCGGACCCTCGGGATCCTGGGGTGCCTTGCCCTGCTGCTGATCCCGGTGATCGCTCCGGCAGACGAAATCACCGTGTTTGCCGGCTCCGCCTCCCAACCCCCGCTGGAAGAACTGGCCGCGGCCTGGCGGCAGCAGACCGGCAACCGGGTCATTCTCCATTTCGGCGGTTCGGGAACCATGCTCAACCAGATCCGCCTGACCGGGGCGGGTGACCTCTACATCCCCGGTTCACCCGATTTCCTCAGCAAGGCACAGCGCTTTCGGCTGCTCGACCCCGGTGCGAAAATTCTCGCCTACCTGCTGCCGGCGATCATCGTCCCCAAGGGAAACCCGGCGAAGATCAGCGGCCTGAACGACCTGGCGCGGCCCGGCCTGCGGGTCGGCATGGCCGACCCGGAAGGGGTCTGCGTCGGGCTCTACGGGGTTGAACTGCTGGCCTTCAATCACCTGCTGGAAAAAGTCCGCCCCAACCTGGTCGGCATGGTGGAGAGCTGCGCCAAGGCCGCCGCCATGATTCCGCTGGGACAGGTCGATGCCGTCCTCGGCTGGCGGGAATTCGGCAGCTGGAACCCGGCAGCAAGCGAGGTCATCCTGCTGCAACCGGAGCAGATCCCGCGCATCGCCTACATCCCGGCGGCGGTGATCCGCACCAGCACCCGCAAACAGGCCGCCGGAGATTTCCTGCAGTTCCTGACCGGCCCTGAAGGCGCCGCGGTCTTTGCGCGTTGGGGATACATCACCGCTGAAGCCGACATCCGCCTCCTGGCACCGCGGGCAAAACTGGGCGGCGAGTACCTGCTGCCCGGAGACTGGCAGTGACCCCCCATCACAACAGAATCTTCCTGGCGGCCCTGATCCTGCCGATGGGCCTGCTGGCCGGTTATTTCCTGCTGCTGCTGGGAGGACAGGCGCCCTACCTGAGCTGGGCGGCGCTGCGCGCGGAATTGAGTTCGCCGTCCCTGCTGGATGCCATCCGCCTCAGCCTGGTCAGCGCCACCATCGCCACCCTGGCGGCCCTGGCGTTTGCCGTACCGGTCGGCTACGCCCTGGCCCGGCTGAGCTTTCCCGGCAAGCGCCTGCTCGACACCCTGCTCGACCTGCCGGTGGTACTGACCCCGGTCGCTCTCGGCACCCTGATCCTGATGGCGCTGAACACCCCGCCCGGTCGTTTCCTGCACAGCCTGGGGCTGACCCTGCCGTTCACCGTCGCCGGGGTGATCGCCGCCCAGTTCACCGTCGTGGTGGCGATGGCGGTGCGCATGCTCAAGGCAAGCTTTGAGGAGATTTCACCCCGTTATGAACAGGTCGCGCGACTGCTCGGCTGCAGTGCCGGCGGCAGCTTCCTGCGCGTCACCCTGCCGCTGGCGCGACGCGGCATCCTCGCCGCTTTCATCCTCTGCTGGGCCCGGGCGATCGGCGAATTCGGCGCCACGGTGATGGTCGCCGGCACCGCCAGGGGGCAGACCGCCACCCTGCCGAGCAGCATCTACCTGGCCATGTCGGCAGCCGACCTGTCGCGCGCGGTGGTGCTGATCCTGATCCTGATCCTGATCAGCTTCGCCGTGCTCTTCCTGGTTCGGCTGGTCGGAGGGCGACGGCCATGATCCGCGCCGAACAACTGCAAATCGCGTGCGGTGATTTCCGCCTGGGACCGGTTGATCTCAGCATCCCGGCCGGCAGTTACCTGACCCTGCTGGGCCCATCCGGCGCCGGCAAGACCATCCTCCTTGAAGCCCTGATGGGATTGTTGAAACCTGTTGCCGGCAGGGTACTGCTCAATGGCAGGGAAATGGCGGCGCAACCGCCGGAGCGGCGCAATATCGCCTACCTGCCGCAGGACCTGGCCCTCTTTCCCCACCTTTCGGTGCAGGACAACATCCTCTTCGGCAGCCGGGTGCGCCGTCTCGATCCGGCCGCCAGCCGGGACCGGCTGGCGGAACTGGTCGCCATGCTCGACCTGGAAGGCCCCCTCACGCGCCGGGACATCTCCACCCTGTCCGGCGGCGAAAAACAGCGCGTGGCCCTGGCGCGGGCCCTGCTGCCGAATCCGCAGCTGCTGTTTCTCGACGAACCCCATTCGGCCCTCGACGCCAGCATCACCCGCCAGCTGCAGATCAAGCTGCGACAGATCAATCGTGAACTCGGGGTCACCATCCTGCATGTCACCCACGACCAGGAGGAAGCCTTCATGCTCGGGGGACAGATCGCCGTGCTGATCGACGGCAGACTGCAGCAGCTCGGTAGCAGCGACGACATCTACTACGGACCCGCCAACCTGAGTGTCGCCCGCTTCCTGCGCCATCAGAATATCTTTTCCCTGACCGTCGCCGAACGACTCCCGGACGGCCGGATGCGATTGCGCGGAGAACTGGATCTGGTCTGCGCATCGGAACGGGAGCTGCCGGTCGGCACCCGGGTGGCGGTCGGCATCCGCAACGAAGAGGTCACCCTGATCCGTCCCGACCGCCCGGTCGGGGATGATCTGCGGGACAACCTGTTCGCGGCGGAGATTGTCGACATCTTCGGCTTCGGCGGCTATCATACCCTGGTTGTCAAACTCAGAGAGTCCCCGGCAACCATCGAGCTCAACCTCCCCAACTGTGCTTTTCGCGACCTGGGACTGGATACCGGCGACAACGTCAGAATCAGTCTCAGGGCGCGCAGCCTCTGGGTTCTGCCGCCCGACGACGAACCACGGGGACAACACTCATACATGGAAGGATGAAAGACAATGGCCACACTGGTTGCAACCTGCATCAGCAGCAACAAGGGAGAACGCAAGACCCCGGTCGACCAGGTCGAGCTGCGCCCCGAGCACGGCATTGTCGGTGACGCCCATGCCGGGGACTGGCACCGCCAGGTCAG from Geothermobacter hydrogeniphilus encodes the following:
- a CDS encoding ArsR/SmtB family transcription factor; translated protein: MKKLTDEIKALGDETRLRILNLLRDAELCVCDLFAVLNLPQSTVSRHLAILRRGGWVIDQRRGSWMFYRLADDAAAAAILTPLLERMTGCERAVADQGALRTYLAKKSEAECL
- the mobAB gene encoding bifunctional molybdenum cofactor guanylyltransferase MobA/molybdopterin-guanine dinucleotide biosynthesis adaptor protein MobB, which codes for MQNTHNENIDFPDLTGVLLAGGRSLRMGCDKARLQIDGQPLYRRALDLLRHFCVRVLIAGDRPDLEAPDLPSVPDLYPGSALGGLYTGLRAAETDWILVAPCDMPRPDPAIVERMLALRQGRDAVVPRTPEGYEPVFALYHRNCLGQMEEMLRRDQYRIYDFYQRINIRYLDPPELPAGWQRSLVNLNTPEQLARFKDLQEGETAMTPPVVSVVAKSGTGKTTLLEKLIAELKQRGHRVAAIKHDAHSFSIDHEGKDSWRLTRAGADTMLITSPQQVAMVKQNPAGEEPSLDETIADYCDDVDIILTEGFKRSSMPKIEVHRRERSEQLLCRGEEHDPTLIAVASDVRLELDVPCFDLNDVPAIADFIEERYLR
- a CDS encoding winged helix-turn-helix domain-containing protein; amino-acid sequence: MKTIRVRSKVWLEVDGEPLLGDGRERLLLAIQRTGSLNAAAAELGIPYRKVWSQLRQMEEHAPFPLVRRVKGGKGGGSTSLTEQTVALLARYARLKQGLEAMVDEKFREGAQDDL
- the modA gene encoding molybdate ABC transporter substrate-binding protein; this encodes MIFSRFRTLGILGCLALLLIPVIAPADEITVFAGSASQPPLEELAAAWRQQTGNRVILHFGGSGTMLNQIRLTGAGDLYIPGSPDFLSKAQRFRLLDPGAKILAYLLPAIIVPKGNPAKISGLNDLARPGLRVGMADPEGVCVGLYGVELLAFNHLLEKVRPNLVGMVESCAKAAAMIPLGQVDAVLGWREFGSWNPAASEVILLQPEQIPRIAYIPAAVIRTSTRKQAAGDFLQFLTGPEGAAVFARWGYITAEADIRLLAPRAKLGGEYLLPGDWQ
- a CDS encoding ABC transporter permease, coding for MTPHHNRIFLAALILPMGLLAGYFLLLLGGQAPYLSWAALRAELSSPSLLDAIRLSLVSATIATLAALAFAVPVGYALARLSFPGKRLLDTLLDLPVVLTPVALGTLILMALNTPPGRFLHSLGLTLPFTVAGVIAAQFTVVVAMAVRMLKASFEEISPRYEQVARLLGCSAGGSFLRVTLPLARRGILAAFILCWARAIGEFGATVMVAGTARGQTATLPSSIYLAMSAADLSRAVVLILILILISFAVLFLVRLVGGRRP
- a CDS encoding ABC transporter ATP-binding protein, whose amino-acid sequence is MIRAEQLQIACGDFRLGPVDLSIPAGSYLTLLGPSGAGKTILLEALMGLLKPVAGRVLLNGREMAAQPPERRNIAYLPQDLALFPHLSVQDNILFGSRVRRLDPAASRDRLAELVAMLDLEGPLTRRDISTLSGGEKQRVALARALLPNPQLLFLDEPHSALDASITRQLQIKLRQINRELGVTILHVTHDQEEAFMLGGQIAVLIDGRLQQLGSSDDIYYGPANLSVARFLRHQNIFSLTVAERLPDGRMRLRGELDLVCASERELPVGTRVAVGIRNEEVTLIRPDRPVGDDLRDNLFAAEIVDIFGFGGYHTLVVKLRESPATIELNLPNCAFRDLGLDTGDNVRISLRARSLWVLPPDDEPRGQHSYMEG